From a region of the Phaseolus vulgaris cultivar G19833 chromosome 6, P. vulgaris v2.0, whole genome shotgun sequence genome:
- the LOC137832227 gene encoding autophagy-related protein 8C-like — translation MAKTSFKRQHPLERRQAEASRIREKYPDRIPVIVEKAERTDFPDIDKKKYLVPADLTVGQFVYVVRKRIKLSAEKAIFVFINNTLPSTAALMSSIYEENKDQDGFLYMTYSGENTFGSHKA, via the exons ATGGCCAAAACCTCCTTCAAGCGTCAACATCCCTTGG AAAGAAGGCAGGCCGAAGCTTCTCGCATTAGAGAGAAATATCCCGATAGAATACCT GTGATTGTGGAGAAAGCTGAAAGAACTGACTTTCCTGACATTGATAAGAAGAA ATACCTTGTCCCTGCTGATTTGACTGTTGGCCAGTTTGTTTACGTTGTCCGCAAAAGGATTAAGCTCAGTGCAGAGAAGgctatttttgttttcatcaaTAACACGCTACCTTCAACTG CTGCTCTGATGTCTTCTATTTATGAGGAAAATAAGgatcaagatggctttctttacATGACTTACAGTGGAGAGAACACCTTCGGATCCCACAAGGCATAA
- the LOC137832226 gene encoding uncharacterized protein yields the protein MAKSSKDPTYPPIKADQYLNSPVHYAVAIRDHAKLSRIISSLPRLPDPARVITESDSLAHERLAEKISAVLDRRDVPLRETPLHLAVRLNDIVAARALASAGADISLHNGAGWNPLQEALCRRASDVAQLLVRLHHRAAWAKWRRRLPRLVAALRRMRDFYMEISFHFESSVIPFVGKIAPSDTYKIWKRDGNLRADTTLAGFDGLKIHRADQSFLFLGDGDGKGNIPAGSLLVLNRDDRKILDAFENAGAPMSDSDAAGFCSQSSVYRPGMDVTKAELVGRTNWRRQEKMENVGEWKARVYEVHNVVFSFRSRKVAAGESDVAGSEQVLPLELDEDEDGFLVAENPSFGIPAANNCNADKRRHSSFVREEREWVPVGRKSVDLPSISLAPPRKSSAVAPPKAEPPTKEKEYLRSLRPAVWLTEQFPLKTEELLPLLDILANKVKAVRRLRELLTTKFPAGSFPVKVAIPVVPTVRVVVTFTKFVELQPVEQFYTPFSSPSHLLSADDDDDDLDGDHNRQKLTRQSSSSSGASTWLRRSTSSSQSWSKHQQRCSSGALDSDPFSIPAGYTWTNSGDDSSRKMKKSNSVRKSK from the exons ATGGCGAAATCGAGCAAAGATCCGACGTATCCACCGATAAAGGCAGACCAATACTTAAACAGCCCGGTTCACTACGCGGTGGCGATTCGTGACCACGCTAAACTTTCTAGAATAATTTCTTCTCTTCCCCGACTTCCCGACCCTGCCCGAGTCATCACAGAGTCCGACTCCCTCGCTCACGAGCGACTCGCGGAAAAAATCTCCGCCGTGCTTGACCGTCGCGACGTGCCGCTCCGCGAGACGCCCCTCCACCTCGCCGTCCGCCTCAACGACATCGTCGCCGCGAGAGCCCTCGCTTCCGCCGGAGCTGACATCTCCCTCCACAATGGTGCTGGCTGGAACCCGCTCCAGGAAGCGCTTTGTCGGCGCGCCTCCGATGTCGCACAGCTCCTCGTTCGCCTCCACCACCGCGCCGCATGGGCGAAGTGGCGGCGACGCCTGCCGCGGCTCGTCGCCGCCCTCCGCCGTATGCGCGACTTCTACATGGAGATCTCGTTTCACTTCGAGAGCTCCGTGATCCCCTTCGTCGGAAAAATCGCTCCCTCCGACACGTACAAAATCTGGAAACGCGACGGCAACCTCCGCGCTGACACCACCCTCGCTGGCTTCGACGGCCTCAAAATCCACCGCGCCGACCAGAGCTTCCTTTTCCTCGGCGACGGCGATGGCAAAGGCAACATCCCCGCCGGGTCTCTCCTCGTGCTCAACCGCGACGATAGAAAAATCCTAGACGCGTTCGAGAATGCCGGAGCTCCGATGAGCGATTCTGACGCGGCGGGGTTCTGCTCACAGAGCAGCGTCTACCGGCCGGGGATGGATGTAACAAAAGCAGAGTTAGTAGGTAGAACCAATTGGAGAAGACAAGAGAAGATGGAGAACGTGGGAGAGTGGAAAGCTAGGGTTTACGAAGTGCATAACGTTGTTTTCAGTTTCCGGTCACGAAAAGTTGCTGCCGGTGAATCTGACGTGGCAGGGAGCGAGCAGGTTTTGCCATTGGAGCTGGATGAAGATGAAGACGGTTTTCTCGTTGCAGAGAATCCGAGTTTTGGAATCCCAGCGGCGAATAATTGCAATGCCGATAAGAGAAGACATAGTAGTTTTGTTCGAGAAGAACGAGAGTGGGTCCCGGTGGGCAGAAAAAGCGTGGATTTGCCTTCCATTTCGTTGGCGCCGCCTAGGAAATCTTCGGCAGTGGCGCCGCCTAAGGCGGAGCCACCTACGAAGGAGAAAGAATATTTGAGAAGTTTGCGGCCGGCGGTGTGGTTGACGGAGCAGTTTCCGTTGAAGACGGAAGAGCTGTTGCCGTTGTTGGACATTCTGGCGAACAAGGTGAAGGCAGTGCGGCGTCTTCGGGAGTTGCTCACGACAAAGTTTCCAGCGGGGAGTTTTCCGGTGAAG GTGGCGATCCCGGTGGTCCCCACGGTGAGGGTGGTGGTCACGTTTACGAAGTTCGTGGAGCTGCAACCTGTGGAGCAGTTCTACACGCCGTTCTCGAGTCCTTCACATTTGCTCAGTgcagatgatgatgatgatgatctTGATGGTGATCATAATCGGCAGAAATTAACAAGACAGAGTTCATCATCTTCTGGGGCCTCCACGTGGCTGAGACGAAGTACTAGTAGTAGCCAATCGTGGAGTAAGCACCAACAACGATGTTCTTCCGGGGCTCTGGATTCGGATCCTTTTTCTATTCCTGCTGGATATACGTGGACCAATAGTGGGGATGATTCGTCACGCAAAATGAAGAAGTCCAACTCTGTGAGAAAATCAAAGTGA